One genomic segment of Kordiimonas sp. SCSIO 12603 includes these proteins:
- the bla gene encoding subclass B1 metallo-beta-lactamase translates to MKRLVIFFILSLFYIPAAAEPTEHKGILYTKLAENIWMHTTYHKTKNWGKVRSNGLIVLTKEGALLIDTGWNNTQTQHILNWVHEELETTVTAAVFTHAHDDKMGGVQAVIDWGAKTFAHPLSNQFAPNEDLTPAEYNLQILSNGDAVAAHPAFDGIKIFYPGGGHTRDNIVVALPTANILFGGCLIRPENSHSLGNTATADIKAWSTSVETIANRFPNARLIVPSHGDPSDRKLLDHTIKLAQHTVSK, encoded by the coding sequence ATGAAACGATTAGTTATATTTTTTATCCTGTCGCTTTTTTACATACCCGCAGCTGCAGAACCAACAGAGCACAAAGGCATTCTTTATACGAAATTGGCAGAAAATATATGGATGCATACCACATACCATAAGACAAAAAATTGGGGTAAAGTTCGATCAAACGGCCTGATAGTTCTGACTAAAGAAGGCGCCCTTCTTATAGATACTGGCTGGAATAATACTCAGACCCAACATATTCTAAATTGGGTACATGAAGAACTTGAGACTACCGTGACCGCAGCCGTTTTCACTCATGCCCATGATGACAAAATGGGAGGTGTACAAGCCGTTATTGACTGGGGTGCTAAAACTTTTGCACACCCACTTTCAAATCAGTTCGCTCCGAACGAAGATTTAACGCCTGCAGAATATAATCTCCAAATTCTCTCAAATGGTGATGCTGTTGCAGCACATCCGGCCTTCGATGGCATTAAAATATTTTATCCTGGCGGAGGGCATACTCGTGATAACATCGTAGTAGCCTTGCCAACAGCCAATATACTCTTCGGCGGCTGTCTGATAAGGCCCGAGAATTCTCATTCTCTCGGCAACACCGCAACTGCCGATATCAAAGCCTGGTCGACTTCAGTTGAAACTATTGCAAACCGCTTTCCAAATGCTCGTCTTATAGTTCCAAGTCATGGGGATCCTTCTGATCGAAAATTACTAGATCATACAATAAAGTTAGCGCAACATACTGTTTCCAAATAA
- a CDS encoding DUF123 domain-containing protein: MEAFIEKILSIPSKPSYWLDWKTVDEAPQEKGSYILLLTLQRSFELNHKTLGNHLLEKGRYIYAGSANGSGGIKARVTRHLSKDKKIHWHIDHLTTQAETVKCLCLPGGSECSLTSTLLTSEAFRVPIKGFGSSDCRECPSHLLEVVNTQ; the protein is encoded by the coding sequence ATGGAAGCCTTTATTGAAAAGATATTGAGTATCCCTTCAAAGCCTTCCTACTGGCTAGATTGGAAAACTGTAGATGAAGCCCCTCAAGAAAAGGGGAGTTACATACTTCTACTTACTTTACAGAGATCATTTGAGCTCAATCACAAAACTCTTGGCAATCACCTGTTGGAAAAAGGCCGTTATATATATGCAGGCAGTGCAAATGGTTCTGGCGGTATAAAAGCACGTGTGACACGCCACCTTTCAAAAGACAAAAAAATCCATTGGCATATTGATCACCTGACAACTCAAGCAGAAACTGTTAAATGCCTTTGCCTTCCTGGCGGCAGTGAATGCAGCCTTACTTCAACACTCTTAACTTCAGAAGCTTTCAGGGTTCCAATTAAGGGGTTTGGTAGTTCAGATTGCCGTGAGTGCCCAAGCCACCTTCTTGAAGTTGTTAACACTCAATAA
- a CDS encoding response regulator, translating to MADSITILISTLIITSLLFSILFYAAWRTFNKPPHALVWAVTFLIGFIQWGITLAASIQWFNPGAYYWLIVNFLTLSMTSSGLWGYFLRGKFNINPLYLVGMTVVLEFGVYVSWSIFPHIGVSQAIVPFYASAAALLTAFVLCRSSENKTALEWGAIILSLIMMITEASLGVVAALQGGTPDPKLSALFQTLLFTTLPVVYIGMGVFMVGVIASDLAKQVKGHAKKEADAFQAEAEKGWHVLQDAIEAVPDLIAIDNGHFQLMTCNQAFVDVLDMPKNQLVGRSIAEIMDQLQPRLVYGVNGKKIEEGKEIIKALWEGLQNKTTIEFELNDGRAFLMDCGLLRSGVHILTARDVTALNRSTKTLKSILHGQPFPVLVFDKKKETVLFASEAAEKLLGSNIKGTGSAFSNFIQKHHLLSREAASKQVLQETEFMNADNQTFPVLFSTQESVFDGKAAIVMSFIDLSDQKRLESQLKEQREALFQSEKVNALGTLVAGVAHELNNPLTVIMTNTHIVADAVNDPAVTERMQKIEDAVERCSKIVRSFLNVARKDYGDSAPFDLEKCMKEAIDISGYSFRQNDVDISLHIAPDLPAIKGNYNQFYQVFFNLLLNALHAMSSQVRQKLLSITCSYDEVNNIIKVDIVDSGPGVPANIRSKVFDPFFTTKEVGTGTGLGLFIVRSIVEAHDGKIDLMPSPKGAHFRLYLPAWTKNYADAAETETEVDCADCRILIVDDEEEILDALGQILKSQNHDVSSAPNGQKALEVLANEHIDLIISDLRMPEMDGPQLYEKVCSDYPHLSDKTVFMTGDELSQFAQRFLSTANCPVLSKPFSPKKVKELLDTFMQAEAS from the coding sequence ATGGCTGACAGCATAACAATCCTTATATCGACACTGATTATAACGAGCCTTCTGTTTTCCATTTTATTTTATGCTGCATGGCGTACCTTTAATAAACCTCCTCATGCTCTGGTTTGGGCTGTTACGTTTCTAATTGGTTTCATTCAGTGGGGAATAACACTCGCAGCCTCAATACAATGGTTTAATCCGGGAGCTTATTATTGGCTCATTGTTAATTTCCTAACACTTTCCATGACCAGCAGCGGGCTATGGGGGTATTTTCTCCGAGGCAAATTTAACATTAACCCCCTCTACCTCGTTGGTATGACAGTGGTCCTGGAGTTTGGGGTTTATGTGAGTTGGTCGATTTTCCCGCATATCGGCGTGAGTCAAGCCATTGTTCCGTTCTATGCATCTGCCGCCGCACTCCTTACTGCCTTTGTCCTCTGTCGATCTTCAGAGAACAAAACAGCCCTTGAATGGGGTGCTATCATTCTCTCGCTGATTATGATGATAACCGAAGCGTCTCTCGGTGTCGTTGCTGCCCTTCAGGGCGGCACGCCAGATCCAAAGCTTTCTGCGTTGTTCCAAACGCTCCTCTTTACCACCCTGCCCGTTGTATACATAGGCATGGGCGTCTTTATGGTTGGCGTCATTGCATCTGACTTGGCAAAGCAAGTGAAAGGGCATGCTAAAAAAGAAGCGGATGCATTCCAGGCGGAGGCGGAAAAAGGTTGGCATGTTCTTCAAGATGCAATTGAGGCCGTTCCTGATTTAATTGCCATTGATAATGGCCATTTCCAGCTTATGACCTGTAACCAAGCCTTCGTAGATGTACTCGATATGCCTAAAAACCAATTGGTTGGTCGAAGCATTGCAGAAATCATGGACCAATTGCAGCCCCGCCTTGTCTACGGTGTGAACGGCAAGAAGATTGAAGAAGGTAAAGAAATCATAAAAGCCCTTTGGGAAGGCTTACAAAATAAGACAACTATTGAATTTGAATTGAATGATGGCCGCGCCTTTCTAATGGATTGCGGTCTCCTTCGTTCAGGCGTTCACATTCTCACGGCCCGTGATGTTACAGCTCTTAATCGTTCCACAAAAACACTGAAAAGCATTCTGCACGGCCAACCTTTCCCGGTTCTTGTGTTTGATAAGAAAAAAGAAACTGTGTTGTTCGCCAGTGAAGCTGCTGAAAAGCTTCTAGGCAGCAATATAAAAGGGACCGGGTCGGCGTTTTCCAACTTCATACAAAAACATCATTTGTTATCCAGAGAAGCAGCTTCCAAACAAGTGCTGCAAGAAACAGAATTCATGAATGCTGACAATCAAACATTCCCTGTGCTCTTTTCCACGCAGGAAAGTGTGTTTGATGGTAAAGCCGCTATTGTGATGAGCTTCATCGACTTATCGGATCAGAAACGTCTGGAAAGTCAGTTAAAGGAACAGCGTGAAGCTTTGTTCCAAAGTGAAAAAGTCAATGCTTTGGGTACACTCGTGGCGGGCGTGGCCCACGAACTTAATAACCCTCTTACAGTCATTATGACCAACACCCACATCGTGGCTGATGCAGTAAACGACCCAGCTGTTACAGAGCGTATGCAAAAGATTGAAGATGCAGTGGAACGCTGTTCTAAAATTGTCCGATCTTTCTTGAACGTAGCCCGCAAAGATTACGGTGATTCTGCACCATTCGATCTTGAAAAATGTATGAAGGAAGCAATTGATATTTCCGGTTATAGTTTCCGGCAAAATGACGTTGATATATCTCTTCATATCGCACCAGATTTACCGGCAATTAAAGGGAACTATAACCAGTTCTATCAGGTATTCTTTAACTTACTCCTGAATGCGCTACACGCTATGTCCTCTCAGGTGCGGCAGAAGCTTCTATCCATCACCTGCTCATATGATGAGGTAAACAATATTATCAAAGTGGATATCGTTGATAGTGGCCCCGGTGTACCTGCAAACATACGCAGTAAAGTGTTTGACCCCTTCTTTACTACAAAGGAAGTTGGCACAGGCACGGGGCTTGGGTTATTCATCGTCCGCAGCATTGTGGAGGCACATGATGGCAAGATTGACCTTATGCCATCTCCGAAAGGGGCGCACTTCAGGCTCTATCTCCCTGCCTGGACCAAAAACTACGCTGATGCCGCGGAAACAGAGACCGAGGTAGATTGTGCTGATTGCCGCATTCTTATCGTTGATGATGAAGAAGAGATTCTGGATGCTTTAGGCCAGATACTCAAAAGCCAAAATCATGATGTAAGCTCCGCACCCAATGGTCAAAAAGCTTTAGAAGTCTTGGCAAACGAACATATCGACTTGATCATCAGTGATTTAAGAATGCCTGAAATGGACGGCCCTCAACTTTATGAAAAAGTGTGCTCTGATTATCCGCATCTTAGCGACAAAACAGTCTTTATGACCGGTGATGAATTATCTCAATTTGCACAGCGTTTTCTATCAACCGCGAACTGCCCTGTACTCAGCAAACCTTTCTCACCAAAGAAAGTAAAAGAACTGCTGGATACCTTTATGCAGGCGGAAGCCTCTTAA
- a CDS encoding response regulator transcription factor: MRILIVEDNLDLQANIAEYLENDFDLDFAYSGPQGLELALGGEYDVIVLDLMLPGCDGLEVCATYRNEAEVQASILMLTARDTLDDKEAGFTVGADDYLVKPFSLRELKMRLEALGRRPKVRAKRDLSFAGISLNQEGLFLIEENRTVSIVEKERTIMKLLLNAAPEIVSTESISYALWKDEPPESGALRTHIYNLRKALNDIGKDGMLKTIRGKGYALQAEK, encoded by the coding sequence ATGCGTATATTGATTGTTGAAGACAATCTGGATCTTCAAGCCAACATTGCCGAATATCTGGAAAACGACTTCGACCTCGATTTCGCCTATAGTGGTCCACAAGGATTAGAGCTTGCTCTTGGTGGTGAATATGATGTGATCGTCCTTGATCTAATGTTGCCTGGCTGTGATGGCCTTGAAGTATGTGCCACCTACCGAAATGAAGCCGAGGTTCAGGCCTCTATATTAATGCTCACTGCCCGTGATACTCTTGATGACAAAGAAGCCGGCTTCACGGTGGGTGCCGATGATTATCTGGTAAAACCTTTTTCGCTCAGAGAGCTTAAAATGCGGCTTGAAGCACTTGGTCGCCGACCCAAAGTACGTGCGAAACGTGATCTATCTTTCGCGGGCATAAGTCTTAATCAAGAAGGGCTTTTTCTTATTGAAGAAAACCGTACAGTTTCTATCGTTGAAAAAGAGCGCACTATTATGAAACTGCTTTTAAATGCTGCACCTGAAATTGTCTCCACCGAAAGTATAAGTTATGCGCTCTGGAAAGATGAACCACCGGAATCCGGTGCCTTAAGAACTCACATATATAACCTCCGAAAAGCGCTAAATGATATCGGCAAAGATGGGATGTTAAAAACGATCCGCGGCAAAGGCTATGCCCTTCAGGCAGAGAAATAA
- a CDS encoding ABC transporter ATP-binding protein: MRDTIELNNISHYFDTAAERIELFDNLSQTIGTGEILAIVGPSGAGKSSLLSIAAGLEDPEEGEVVFNVGGTPIDKMAMRANSGFIFQQFHLMPELDAIGNLALPLRLKGNKDAFDIAADWLGKIGLENRAGHKPHQLSGGEQQRIAMARAFVSRPRFIFADEPTGNLDARTSETVIDLMFGFARETECGLVVVTHSNRLAGLADKSLRLENGALEMAA, from the coding sequence ATGCGAGATACAATAGAACTGAACAACATCAGTCATTATTTTGATACGGCCGCGGAGCGTATTGAGTTATTCGATAATCTGTCCCAAACCATTGGTACAGGGGAAATTTTAGCCATTGTTGGGCCATCAGGAGCCGGAAAATCCAGCCTTCTTTCCATTGCAGCAGGACTTGAAGACCCGGAAGAGGGTGAAGTGGTTTTCAATGTGGGTGGAACACCTATTGATAAAATGGCTATGCGCGCGAACTCGGGCTTTATTTTCCAACAGTTTCATCTGATGCCCGAGCTAGATGCAATTGGAAACCTTGCACTGCCCCTTCGTCTGAAAGGTAACAAGGATGCGTTTGATATTGCGGCGGACTGGCTTGGTAAAATTGGTCTTGAAAACCGAGCGGGCCATAAACCCCATCAGCTAAGTGGTGGCGAACAGCAGCGTATAGCAATGGCGCGCGCTTTCGTTAGTCGCCCGCGTTTTATTTTTGCAGATGAGCCAACCGGCAACCTTGATGCCCGTACATCAGAAACTGTGATTGATCTGATGTTCGGTTTCGCCCGGGAAACCGAGTGTGGCCTTGTGGTGGTAACACACAGTAACCGCTTAGCGGGCCTCGCGGATAAAAGCCTGAGGCTAGAGAATGGTGCGCTGGAGATGGCGGCATGA
- a CDS encoding ABC transporter permease: protein MSTVKLIWDNARHDLKAADGRITVLTQTALLFFLLTLTLVSASIQNYLKANLDQMLGSDVVVESHVPLEDRALQTLRSETQGLAKSELLKITLSFEKRWERVQLKLVDSAYPIQGQLMIGVSPGADQMPAKRGPDIGDIWLGSRLATKLGAGVGDQIKIGGENLQVAQILFHEPDRLMEGHSVDLRAMVHMDSLASGALASSGQRFRYMMMADEAQAETIETWAKDALPGATVLKKYGGQHPLSGFWRRTENFLGLASVILFFMAAVAIDMTNRRWLANMRYRIAVYTSFGTPLGKSMAMAGGQWFTGFALSTVGACVFAAVAQDLIVAELQAYFPGLSGGLYPAAIIKTVALVFILLLALQIPTFNQLRGSSVLSLIRKAPENRYLLQRLFWGLASATLLAAVYSDNMLLTAMTLGAVAVALIFMTFLSWLVLRLGDYWGSRRAGLLPFAFFMMRQRIFSKSAQILGLGLCGLLLLFSLMLMRDFSAMIETNSRVEEGNLIISEAQEKHVGAIHDWSEKTGSTVKQLRPFLSAKLVQVNGVLLNDYMKKPSDSLATLQEPIRLSWADEIPENNRHIDGNRWEVGTEDWQQISAEPEVMTDMGFKFGDKLTYQIGGETYTFTLVASHAYKPGGSFITFWFQVPISAREQIKADTYYMGSMNLPEQAWGQLASLWEANPTLALLPLKEMMQRLEKTLGIVTKVTSGYAAMVLVLSLFVVAASVSGFKADDQQKNGLLMSMGLKEKDCLWLNFYDWGVTALIAAAGAIVGTWMAGILIYEDQFGLFYNPDPIWVIGTISLMVSTVCLIGYLACRQSLKVSVRDLLAG, encoded by the coding sequence ATGAGCACGGTGAAATTGATATGGGATAACGCCCGGCATGACCTAAAGGCTGCGGACGGCAGGATTACGGTGCTGACGCAAACTGCGCTTTTGTTTTTCCTTCTGACTCTTACACTTGTGAGTGCCTCTATCCAAAATTATCTGAAGGCGAACTTGGATCAGATGCTGGGCTCTGATGTGGTTGTAGAAAGCCATGTGCCACTGGAAGATAGAGCACTTCAAACGTTGCGAAGTGAAACGCAGGGGCTTGCGAAGTCTGAGCTACTGAAAATTACGCTGAGTTTTGAAAAGCGGTGGGAACGTGTTCAGTTGAAACTTGTGGATAGTGCCTATCCAATTCAGGGGCAATTGATGATCGGTGTATCACCGGGTGCTGATCAGATGCCTGCAAAGCGTGGTCCCGATATTGGGGATATTTGGCTCGGGTCACGGTTGGCAACAAAACTTGGTGCTGGTGTTGGTGATCAGATTAAGATTGGTGGCGAAAATCTTCAGGTAGCGCAGATTTTATTCCATGAACCTGATCGGCTTATGGAGGGGCACAGCGTGGACCTTCGGGCTATGGTGCATATGGATAGCCTGGCATCGGGTGCTCTTGCCAGTAGTGGTCAGCGGTTTCGCTATATGATGATGGCAGATGAGGCACAGGCAGAAACTATTGAAACGTGGGCTAAGGATGCATTGCCGGGGGCAACTGTTTTAAAGAAGTATGGTGGCCAACACCCGCTCTCAGGGTTTTGGCGCCGCACGGAAAATTTCCTTGGGCTTGCTTCAGTTATTCTTTTTTTCATGGCGGCTGTCGCTATTGACATGACGAACCGCAGGTGGCTTGCAAACATGCGGTACCGTATTGCAGTTTATACCAGTTTTGGTACGCCGCTTGGAAAAAGCATGGCTATGGCAGGCGGGCAGTGGTTTACAGGATTTGCTCTTTCTACTGTAGGCGCATGTGTTTTCGCAGCTGTGGCTCAGGATTTGATTGTTGCCGAACTGCAAGCTTATTTCCCGGGATTGTCAGGTGGTCTTTACCCTGCGGCAATTATTAAAACGGTGGCGCTTGTCTTTATCCTGTTGCTGGCCCTTCAAATACCCACATTTAATCAGTTACGTGGTTCTTCTGTGCTTTCGTTGATTAGGAAAGCACCAGAAAACCGGTATCTGTTACAGCGGCTTTTCTGGGGTTTGGCGTCTGCCACACTTTTGGCTGCGGTATATTCAGATAATATGCTTCTAACTGCCATGACACTGGGGGCGGTGGCTGTTGCGCTCATATTCATGACATTCCTAAGTTGGCTTGTTCTTCGTCTGGGTGATTATTGGGGAAGCCGGAGAGCAGGTTTGTTGCCATTTGCTTTCTTCATGATGAGGCAGCGTATTTTCTCCAAGTCTGCACAGATTCTGGGGCTTGGCCTATGTGGTTTGCTGTTACTGTTTTCCTTAATGCTTATGCGTGATTTCAGTGCAATGATCGAAACCAATAGCCGTGTGGAAGAAGGTAATTTGATTATCTCAGAAGCGCAGGAAAAGCATGTGGGGGCTATTCACGATTGGTCTGAAAAAACCGGCAGTACGGTCAAACAACTTAGACCGTTTTTGTCAGCCAAACTTGTGCAGGTGAACGGTGTGCTTCTCAATGATTACATGAAGAAGCCGAGCGATTCACTGGCGACACTGCAGGAACCTATTCGACTGAGCTGGGCCGATGAAATTCCTGAAAATAATCGCCATATTGATGGTAATCGCTGGGAAGTTGGCACAGAAGATTGGCAACAAATTTCCGCTGAACCTGAAGTGATGACCGATATGGGTTTCAAATTTGGTGATAAGTTGACGTACCAGATTGGTGGTGAAACATATACTTTCACTCTAGTGGCAAGCCATGCTTATAAACCAGGTGGTAGCTTCATCACCTTTTGGTTCCAGGTACCAATTTCAGCAAGAGAACAGATCAAGGCAGATACTTATTATATGGGAAGTATGAACCTGCCGGAACAGGCATGGGGTCAACTTGCAAGCCTTTGGGAAGCAAACCCAACACTTGCTCTTCTTCCGCTTAAGGAAATGATGCAACGTCTTGAGAAAACACTGGGTATCGTGACCAAAGTAACATCAGGTTATGCGGCTATGGTGCTGGTGCTTTCACTGTTTGTTGTTGCAGCTTCTGTGAGCGGTTTTAAGGCAGATGATCAGCAGAAAAATGGCCTTCTTATGAGTATGGGTTTGAAGGAAAAAGATTGCCTGTGGCTGAATTTCTATGATTGGGGTGTAACAGCCCTTATCGCAGCGGCTGGTGCCATTGTTGGTACATGGATGGCTGGTATTCTGATTTATGAGGATCAGTTTGGGCTTTTCTATAACCCTGATCCGATTTGGGTAATTGGCACTATCAGCCTGATGGTGAGCACCGTTTGCTTGATTGGTTATCTGGCCTGTCGGCAGAGCTTGAAAGTTTCTGTCCGAGACTTACTCGCCGGTTAA
- a CDS encoding response regulator produces MSSVSHILIVDDEPEIRESLSYYLGNNGFKVSSAADEKQALDVIAQEHIDLVILDIVLGQDDGISICRTLRQSHSLPIMFLSGKAEDTEKVVGLEVGADDYMIKPFNPRELLARVKAILRRTQQISVETPKQNSKKYRFGDFVLDAIDQQISTEAGDAIQLSSGETRLLLVFMENPQTVLSRDFLLEATQGRMANMFERSIDNYVARLRKKIEENPKKPQILKTYWGGGYLLNCAVSPL; encoded by the coding sequence ATGTCAAGTGTGTCGCATATTCTGATCGTTGATGACGAACCTGAGATCAGAGAATCCCTATCTTATTATTTAGGAAACAATGGCTTTAAGGTCTCGAGCGCTGCAGATGAAAAGCAGGCGCTGGACGTGATCGCACAAGAGCATATTGATTTGGTCATTTTGGATATTGTTCTGGGGCAAGATGACGGCATTAGCATTTGCCGTACGCTCAGGCAAAGCCACTCTCTGCCGATTATGTTCTTGTCTGGCAAAGCTGAAGATACAGAAAAGGTTGTTGGTCTTGAGGTCGGTGCAGACGACTATATGATCAAGCCATTTAACCCTAGAGAGCTGCTTGCTAGAGTGAAGGCAATATTACGTCGTACTCAGCAAATATCTGTTGAAACACCAAAGCAGAATTCCAAGAAATATCGTTTTGGTGATTTTGTGCTGGATGCTATTGATCAGCAAATCTCAACGGAGGCAGGTGATGCCATTCAGTTAAGCTCTGGAGAGACGAGACTGCTTCTTGTGTTTATGGAAAATCCACAAACAGTCTTGAGCAGGGATTTCCTCCTAGAAGCCACTCAAGGGCGTATGGCAAATATGTTTGAACGAAGCATCGATAACTATGTGGCACGGCTTCGAAAGAAGATTGAGGAAAACCCCAAGAAGCCTCAAATTTTGAAGACTTATTGGGGTGGTGGCTATTTGCTCAATTGTGCGGTTTCACCGCTTTAA
- a CDS encoding PAS domain-containing methyl-accepting chemotaxis protein — protein MFDILKKRSGAATNEAEAVLKAISLSQAMIEFTPDGRILTANALFEKAMGYSLAEIKGQHHSMFVDADYKASQEYKDFWKHLASGKDHSAIFKRYAKGGREIWLRAIYVPVFTATGRVEKVVKCATDVTEYYTGNIDSSGKIDALNKAQAVIEFTLDGTIITANNNFQAATGYSLAEIQGQHHSMFVGEEYKHTAEYADFWRALGSGEFKSGEFKRYAKGGREIWLQATYNPILDESGKPVKVVKFASDITAQKLKNADYEGKLAALDKAQAIIEFELDGTIITANENFTNAVGYSLDEIIGQHHRIFVEASERESEAYKNFWQALGSGEYQAGEYRRVNKAGQELWLQAIYNPIFDPDGKPFKVVKFATDITDMIKTRTERAQISAMVDENMEQILGSVSDANTQAGSAVAASQQTETTVQTVASAAEELSSSFQAIAESVSYARVAVDKTFGEAESVGASTTQLSDAAEAMNKIVTLIEDIAAQINLLALNATIESARAGEAGKGFAVVASEVKNLANQVGDATNQISDEIERMQTVSSDVVGRLTAIKGAVSEVQESVTGISGAVDEQNSVTREISTSMQTAAGAVAEINQSLNILSNNVETANRYAKQGIDMYRSMN, from the coding sequence GTGTTCGATATTTTGAAAAAACGTTCTGGCGCAGCAACTAATGAAGCTGAAGCCGTTCTCAAAGCGATTTCTCTTTCTCAGGCAATGATCGAATTTACGCCGGATGGCAGAATTCTCACTGCAAATGCTTTGTTCGAAAAAGCTATGGGCTATAGCCTTGCTGAGATTAAAGGCCAGCATCACAGTATGTTTGTGGATGCGGATTATAAAGCTTCTCAGGAATATAAAGACTTCTGGAAACACCTTGCCTCGGGCAAAGATCATTCTGCTATTTTTAAGCGCTATGCAAAGGGTGGCAGAGAGATTTGGCTTCGTGCAATTTATGTTCCTGTATTCACAGCTACGGGGCGCGTGGAAAAGGTTGTGAAGTGCGCGACGGATGTTACTGAATATTATACTGGCAACATCGATTCCTCTGGGAAAATTGATGCTCTTAATAAAGCACAGGCTGTTATTGAGTTTACCCTTGATGGAACCATCATAACTGCCAATAACAACTTTCAGGCTGCGACTGGTTACAGCCTTGCTGAAATTCAAGGTCAGCATCACAGCATGTTTGTAGGCGAAGAATATAAGCATACTGCTGAATATGCTGATTTCTGGCGTGCACTGGGTAGCGGTGAATTCAAAAGTGGTGAGTTCAAACGCTATGCAAAGGGTGGGAGAGAAATATGGCTGCAGGCAACCTATAACCCCATTCTTGATGAAAGTGGCAAGCCGGTAAAAGTGGTGAAGTTTGCTTCTGATATTACAGCGCAGAAGCTGAAAAATGCAGATTATGAAGGCAAGCTCGCAGCTCTTGATAAAGCACAAGCGATTATTGAGTTTGAATTAGACGGCACCATCATTACGGCCAATGAAAATTTCACCAATGCTGTTGGGTATTCGCTTGATGAGATCATTGGTCAGCATCACCGTATTTTTGTTGAGGCGTCAGAACGAGAATCTGAGGCTTATAAGAATTTCTGGCAAGCTTTAGGTAGTGGCGAATATCAGGCTGGTGAATACCGCCGGGTTAACAAAGCTGGGCAGGAGTTGTGGTTGCAGGCAATTTATAACCCGATTTTTGACCCTGATGGTAAGCCGTTCAAAGTGGTGAAGTTTGCCACTGATATTACCGATATGATAAAAACGCGGACAGAGCGCGCACAAATCAGTGCCATGGTTGATGAAAACATGGAGCAAATTTTAGGATCTGTTTCTGACGCTAATACACAGGCAGGTTCAGCGGTCGCAGCGTCCCAGCAAACCGAAACGACTGTACAGACAGTGGCTTCAGCTGCTGAAGAATTGAGTTCTTCCTTCCAGGCGATTGCTGAAAGTGTTTCTTACGCGCGGGTTGCCGTTGATAAAACGTTTGGTGAGGCGGAATCTGTTGGTGCTTCCACCACGCAGCTTAGTGATGCAGCTGAAGCGATGAATAAGATTGTAACGCTCATTGAAGATATCGCCGCTCAGATTAACCTTCTTGCTTTGAATGCTACGATCGAGTCTGCTCGGGCCGGTGAAGCAGGTAAAGGCTTTGCTGTTGTAGCATCCGAAGTGAAAAATCTGGCGAACCAGGTGGGGGATGCAACCAACCAGATTTCTGATGAAATCGAGCGTATGCAGACGGTTTCTTCTGATGTTGTGGGGCGTCTAACTGCCATTAAAGGTGCGGTAAGTGAAGTGCAGGAAAGTGTGACAGGTATTTCTGGTGCTGTTGATGAACAAAACAGTGTAACCCGTGAAATCTCCACAAGCATGCAAACAGCCGCGGGCGCTGTGGCGGAGATTAATCAGAGTTTGAATATTCTTTCAAACAATGTGGAAACCGCGAACCGCTATGCCAAGCAGGGCATTGATATGTACCGCAGTATGAATTAA
- a CDS encoding YHS domain-containing (seleno)protein, producing MKKILTLVAVLFSFSLAAYADGEINLSKPGLFGGSWKHALNGYDTVAYFTVGKATKGKKEFVAEYKGAKWLFVSAENRDLFKADPEKYAPQYGGYCAWAVAHGSPAPGSPKVWKIVDNKLYVNYDKSIGKKWEKDIPGLIKRGDENWPEVQERLE from the coding sequence ATGAAAAAAATACTTACATTAGTGGCTGTATTATTCAGTTTTTCACTTGCAGCTTATGCAGATGGTGAAATCAACCTATCTAAACCAGGCCTGTTTGGTGGTTCATGGAAACATGCCTTAAACGGTTATGATACAGTTGCTTACTTTACAGTGGGCAAAGCCACTAAAGGTAAAAAAGAATTCGTGGCAGAATATAAAGGCGCAAAATGGCTTTTCGTTTCTGCTGAAAACAGAGATCTTTTTAAAGCCGACCCTGAAAAATACGCTCCTCAGTATGGTGGTTATTGCGCATGGGCAGTGGCACACGGCAGCCCTGCACCTGGCAGTCCGAAAGTTTGGAAGATTGTCGATAACAAGCTTTATGTAAACTACGATAAATCAATTGGTAAAAAATGGGAGAAAGATATCCCGGGCCTTATCAAACGCGGTGATGAAAACTGGCCGGAAGTTCAAGAAAGACTTGAATAA